The DNA region agaacCCGTCCTCCCCAAATGGCGATTTCCATATTCATACATCTGCATCCCCTACGGAAGCTGCAGAGCATGGCAATCAGCCAGAAAAACTGAATCAGAATAATTTGGTTCATCTAGATCCAGTGCCCAATTTTAAAGATAAAGCCGACATCAAGCCTTGGTTACAAAAAATCTTCTATCCTCAAGGGATAGAGCTTGTGATAGAAAGATCGGATACCTTTAAAGTTGTCTTCAAATGTAAAGCTGCTAAAAGGGGAAGAAACACAaggaggaaaagaaaagataagTCTAACGAACAGGACcaagaagaggagaaaTTGCAGGTCAATGACGATGAATTCGAAAATACAAGCAGCTCGAACTTTATAGTATCAAGTAACGGGGCTCGATCGTCGCCCGAACTAACATCTTCCGGaaagccaaagaagaaaaggtgTGTCTCAAGGTTCAATAACTGCCCCTTCAGGGTACGAGCCACTTATTcattgaagaggaaaagatGGAGTATTGTAGTAATGAATAGCAACCATTCGCATCCGTTGAAGTTCAACCCTGATTCTGAAGAGtacaaaaaattcaaagaaaaattaaggAAAGACAATGATCTGGATGCgatcaagaaatttgaCGAACTGGAGTATAGAACGTTGGCCAACTTACCCATTCCGACAGCTACAATACCTTGTGACTGTGGTTTAACGAatgaaattcaaagttttaACGTTGTCTTGCCTACTAACAGCAAATCGTCTTCGtctgcatcttcttcaagtgTATCATCAGTGTCTCTCGATCCTTTGAGTGCATCGAAAAGACCGTGCTTACCCCCTGTAAATAACACTGGTAATGTCAATACTAACAATATAAGGAAGCCAAGAAGCCAATCCAAGAATAAGGATAcactattgaaaagaacgaCCATGCAGAACTTCCTCACTACGAAATCAAGACTACATAAGACGGGCACCCCAACATCTTCACAGCATTCATCTACAGCATTTTCGGGATATATTGACGATCCATTCAATTTAAACGAAATATTACCATTACCGACTTCTGATTTTAAGCCGAATACTGTCACCAATTTAAACGAGATCGATTTCACAAATATTTTCACCAAACCGTCACACCCCCACAGTGGGCCCACTCATCCAAGACAAGTCTTCGACCAATTGGATGATTGTTCCTCGATACTCTTTTCTCCATTGACTacaaacacaaacaatgattttgaagtaGAATCGGATGATTTCGTTCATTCTCCATATTTGAATTCGGAAGGCGATTTCAGTCAAATTCTTAATAATGCCCCCCCTGCTCATCATGTTCCAGATCACACGCGTCTGGAAAGTCAAGATAGTATCGATAGATTTGCCAATAGTTCGCAAGAACAGAACGAGTACATCTTGCAGTATTTGACACATTTTGACGCCGCGAATCATGCCGCCAATACTTCAAACGATATTTCGCATTCATTAAACATCCACCATAACATTACTGACCTGAGCAACTCACTTCTCAAACAGGAAACTCTGATAGATAACCCTTCGACCAGAATTTTGGACGAATTAAAGTTCTTACAAAATAGCCCCCACGGTACTCACCATCCTGTAGATTTTCAGCATGAAAACTATAATCATCTAATGCCGAATCAACCTCAAATACGACACCAGCAACATGAACTGCAGCTGCAGCTGCcccagcaacaacagcaacagcgGCAGCAGGAATATCCCCATAGTCATGATCACCACGATCATCACCACAACCAGCATCAAGAAGTACGAAAAGAGGTACAAACACACGAAACGCTTGAAATGATGGGAAATACACTATTGGAGGAATTCAATGACATTAAGATGATTAACGGCGAATTGAAATACGTGAAACGAGAAGATTAATATTTGACCGCTTCGAATTTCATAgatttttccaagtttCAATGAATTTCATTTACGTTTTCgtgatcttttttttccttcgtttaattgtatatatacatacatatatatatatatatatatatgtgtgtgtatatgtatgtatgtatattgGGCCTATAAGCATATATATCCGGGTTGTGACCttaggaaaagaaagagagaaagagaacaaTAATTTAcattcttttgtttatttttgttacgaaaaaaaagtcgtTCTTATTATATTACATATATCAATTCGAGGATCAGAATTCTTGTGTCCTTCCCCTACTATTCTATCTTACTAACTCGGTAATAGTTTGTGTTTGCACGAAACAGTAACGCTCTCCTATACACCTAGAATATGTGTAGAAAAGACCTCATCTCCCTTAGATTTATAAGTTCCCTGATACTCACGAAAATTGCGTTCttgtattcttttgatCAGAAGTAAATATATGCGAGCAAGACAAACACACAAAGAATAAAACCATAGAAGTgtcctttcttctttgctgcGATTGGAAAAACACGTTTTCACGAGAGTGGCATTTAGGACATTCCCTATCAGATCTCGGAAGCGTCGGATCAGAACCAATGTCTTGCACTACGCCCGCAGTCTCACCAATGTTCGTGATCAGTTCATGCCTGTACACCAATGGGCTGCCCGCTTCTTCCACATAAGAACATGTTCTGCATTCGAATAACAGCCTATTGTTCTCCTTGTCTTCACGAGGGTACAACATATTGTTGCAGTCACGGCAAAATCTAAATGTAGTCATAGCGGCACTCCCGAGTTCTTCACTTGCTCCTTCTGCTTGCCTGCCAACTCTACCCACCTACTCTTGATTCCTTTCAACTCTATTCCTTAACACTGttcatcaaaacaaaaattttctgcTTACCCGCACCCTCCCGCAAATCTAATAAAACAACTCAAACTATGGCAGACAAGAACATGGCAAAGCCCAGAAGGAGCAGGACAAGCAGCCCGTTAGCAACAAACAAGACCAGTCACACAAGCACACAGCATGTCCCTACGTATACTAGCGAAGAGATCCTCCTCTATCTGGATGAAAACGCGCATTACACCAGCGTTAACCACCCCAATCACCATCACAACCCGTTTTAACTCCACGACTACAACTGCACCATTGTCTAAGGATGACGCTAAGGCAACCGTCCCAGCTACAGAGGCTAAACCTGTCGACcccaaaatttccaaaattgtTCAGGATATCTCACAATTGACTCTTTTGGAAACCTCTAGTTTGATTACCGAATTGAAGACTGCATTAAACATCCCAGAGATGTCCATGCCTATGGGCGGATTTATGGCAGGAGGTGCCGGTGTCGGTGCTGGTAATGCAGCAGGCTCAGCTGGTGAAGCAGGTGCCGgtgctgaagaagaagccaagCCGGAGGCCAAAACTGTGTTCACTGTGAAGTTGGATTCTTTCGACGCAAAGACCAAGGCTAAAGTCATCAAAGAAGTCAAAGGTTTACTAGGTCTCTCACTAGTTGAAGCTAAAAAATTCGTCGAGGCTGCTCCAAAGgtcttgaaagaaaacatagCCAAGGACGATGctgaaaagatcaagaaaacCTTGGAAGGTTTAGGAGCTAAGGTCAGTTTGGAATGATTTCACgactttgattttgtaCCAATCCCTCTATCATGTTAATCAAAATAGTCTGTTTCTCTTCTAGAAAAAACgaatatattattatataccatgtaaatatttttaactcttcattcttcttttatgGCCCTTCCGTCCCtactttttatttatactATGCTACGTCCTCATTCCATGTAGATATAGAAAGATggtaatttttctttccacaTTTACTGCTATTCCAAGTTCTATTATGCAATCCATGTGAACTTAACCTTTGCATCTTATACGTTTCGTATAAACTGTGACTCATTAATAATCTCCACTTTTTATGGAAGCGGTTGATCcctttgaaattttattcACTAtcacataaaaaaaaagcacacCAAGGCAGCATAGAAAAACAGAGGAGAAAATTTAAGTTTTTGGCCTCTTTGCTTCTGAATTCGAACCTCCCATCAGCTGATAGAATGTCTACCCCTGTATCCTTTTTTGGTCAGCAGGTCTTAAACCGAGTTTCCTTCTTAAGATGCTCAAAGGAATTCGTTAAGAAATCGTTAAACCACGACTCCACCATTTTCATCCCATTTATTGAGGGGGAAGCGCTCATATCACCTGAAAATGGTAATTTGGTACAGTTATCTTACTCTACGAAGTCTTACCAGAATATTCTGTCTACTGTAATTCCTGCATATACCACTCTTTTGAACTCAACTCGGTCAAGAAGTGATGAGTCAGGTATCAATTTGACATTTTTAGGTCTGCTAGAAGAGACAGATTCtacttttaattttgaatggTCCAATATCGCCTACAAAGGAACACCTTACTTTGGATTAGATATCCGTGTTACAGACAACACCTTATTTAAGAAGGCAGATTTCGAGTCAATCTTTTCCTTCCCGCAGATGACCAGAGACCACATCTTTGAGCAAACAAATGCTGATGCCTCACTATATTCACAAGGAAGAATGTACCTAGATTGGCTAGCCAAGTACAAGTTTTGCCCCGGTTGTGGATCTAAACTGTTTCCAGTGGACGCAGGCACCAAGCTTCAATGTTccaacgaaaacaaaagccTACACTGCAATGTGAGAGATGCGCGTGTCAATAACGTGTGTTTCCCAAGAACAGATCCAACAGTTATTATAGCCATGACCAACTCGGACTACTCTAAATGTTGTCTCGCAAGATCTAAGAAAAGATATGGAGATTTTGTGTTGTATTCCACAATTGCAGGATTTATGGAGCCTTCTGAGACCATTGAGGAAGCCTGTGTCAGAGAAATATGGGAAGAAACAGGCATATCATGCAAAAATGTGGACATAGTCCGCTCACAGCCTTGGCCCTACCCTTGTAGCTTGATGATCGGCTGTCTGGGTATTGTCGAATTCAACTTCCACAATGAGGTCATCAATCTAAATCATGACGATGAATTGTTGGATGCCCAGTGGTTTGAGACAACAGAAATCATTCAAGCTCTGGATGATTATACTGGTGGGATCCGTGTTCCATTCAAAAATGGCACCAATTTGCCCGGAAGCACCACTATTGCCCACCAATTGATCAAGCAAGTCTGCGAGAACTATAAAAGACTCCGCACGGCCGCAGCAAGCCATTTGTAGTGTATTCCATATCTATTATATAGACATTCATAGAGTGGAATATTAGTGACATAggtttgttattttttgttacCCGAACTTTCGACTCGCTCGTCATAAAGCTTCCATTGAAATATAGAAGGTCTAAATTCATAATACGAGCCACTCAACGACAAGTGTCACTACGAACAGAGGAAAGAAGAGCCGAAGAGCACACCGACAATTGTTAGCATCTTTGAAAGGACCTTTAAATTACTATTTGggaatatttttgaatttcagCATCGCATACTTGTGGTgaattttatcaaagacGGTATacatcaaaaagaagaataataatagtaaacaaagaagaaaagtacAGAAAAGCACACACATGGCTGAAATGAGGTCGAAGGATGCAGTAATTAAGGAGATCAAACCAAAGATTATAAATGAATATTCTCTTTCCCAGGAAAACGGTTCCTCTCACGATTCGTGGAAAAGTTTAATATCGTCAGCAAAGGACACACCCTTACAGTATAATCATATGAACCGGgaaactttaaaaaaatacttcaaCCCGAATGCCCAGcttattgaaaattctCTAGATGCGCCAATTCAATTTAGAGTGTGTGAGAAATGTGGGAAACCGTTAGCTTTGACAGCAATTGTGGATCACCTGGAAAATCATTGTACCGGAGTTTCTGGAAAGAATAACACCAAAGGTGAGAATACAGAACTTAAAGATGAAAGCACCAATGAGACTATGCACAATGAAACAGAATCTACTGGGGTAAATaataacgatgatgatgatgatgatgacgatgatgatgacgatgacaacgatgacgacgatgatgatgatgacgatgacgatgatgacgacgacgacgatgatgatgatgatgacgatgacgacgatgacgatgagAACCCCAACAGTCTTAATGCCAACGGTAACAACTATAAGAAAGGCGACTCTTCTTTTAACCCTCTAAAGAGATCGACATCTATGGATTCAGCTAACACGCCTGGTACAGATACAAAGAGATCCAAAACAGGAACTCCTCAGGCCTCCGGTTCTtctacaaaaaaacaaaagaaggtcaaacaaagaaatcCTACTGAAAAGCACTTGATCGACTTTAACAAGCAATGTGGTGTAGAATTACCGGAAGGTGGCTATTGCGCCCGTTCGTTGACATGCAAATCTCATTCGATGGGTGCGAAGAGGGCCGTTCCTGGTCGTATCAAACCCTATGATGTCTTGCTGGCCGATTATCATAGAGAacatcaaacaaaaattggTGCAGCAGCTGAGAAGCGTGCTAAGCAacaagaattacaaaaattacaaaagCAAATACAGAAAGAGCAGAAGAAGCACACCCAACATCAGAAGCAAGGTCAGAGGTCGAAACAAAGAAACGTTAATGGTGGAAAGTTTGCTAAAAATGGTAACAAAAATTCG from Saccharomyces eubayanus strain FM1318 chromosome VII, whole genome shotgun sequence includes:
- the AFT1 gene encoding DNA-binding transcription factor AFT1, coding for MEGFNPGHIEHLSPIDSTDNNSASFIYPLPKTAGEYVNNHNENHTDVNPSPVPSSMVSLNFKNPSSPNGDFHIHTSASPTEAAEHGNQPEKLNQNNLVHLDPVPNFKDKADIKPWLQKIFYPQGIELVIERSDTFKVVFKCKAAKRGRNTRRKRKDKSNEQDQEEEKLQVNDDEFENTSSSNFIVSSNGARSSPELTSSGKPKKKRCVSRFNNCPFRVRATYSLKRKRWSIVVMNSNHSHPLKFNPDSEEYKKFKEKLRKDNDLDAIKKFDELEYRTLANLPIPTATIPCDCGLTNEIQSFNVVLPTNSKSSSSASSSSVSSVSLDPLSASKRPCLPPVNNTGNVNTNNIRKPRSQSKNKDTLLKRTTMQNFLTTKSRLHKTGTPTSSQHSSTAFSGYIDDPFNLNEILPLPTSDFKPNTVTNLNEIDFTNIFTKPSHPHSGPTHPRQVFDQLDDCSSILFSPLTTNTNNDFEVESDDFVHSPYLNSEGDFSQILNNAPPAHHVPDHTRLESQDSIDRFANSSQEQNEYILQYLTHFDAANHAANTSNDISHSLNIHHNITDLSNSLLKQETLIDNPSTRILDELKFLQNSPHGTHHPVDFQHENYNHLMPNQPQIRHQQHELQLQLPQQQQQQRQQEYPHSHDHHDHHHNQHQEVRKEVQTHETLEMMGNTLLEEFNDIKMINGELKYVKRED
- the RPB9 gene encoding DNA-directed RNA polymerase II core subunit RPB9, with protein sequence MTTFRFCRDCNNMLYPREDKENNRLLFECRTCSYVEEAGSPLVYRHELITNIGETAGVVQDIGSDPTLPRSDRECPKCHSRENVFFQSQQRRKDTSMVLFFVCLSCSHIFTSDQKNTRTQFS
- the MNP1 gene encoding mitochondrial 54S ribosomal protein bL12m, which produces MSLRILAKRSSSIWMKTRITPALTTPITITTRFNSTTTTAPLSKDDAKATVPATEAKPVDPKISKIVQDISQLTLLETSSLITELKTALNIPEMSMPMGGFMAGGAGVGAGNAAGSAGEAGAGAEEEAKPEAKTVFTVKLDSFDAKTKAKVIKEVKGLLGLSLVEAKKFVEAAPKVLKENIAKDDAEKIKKTLEGLGAKVSLE
- the NPY1 gene encoding NAD(+) diphosphatase gives rise to the protein MSTPVSFFGQQVLNRVSFLRCSKEFVKKSLNHDSTIFIPFIEGEALISPENGNLVQLSYSTKSYQNILSTVIPAYTTLLNSTRSRSDESGINLTFLGLLEETDSTFNFEWSNIAYKGTPYFGLDIRVTDNTLFKKADFESIFSFPQMTRDHIFEQTNADASLYSQGRMYLDWLAKYKFCPGCGSKLFPVDAGTKLQCSNENKSLHCNVRDARVNNVCFPRTDPTVIIAMTNSDYSKCCLARSKKRYGDFVLYSTIAGFMEPSETIEEACVREIWEETGISCKNVDIVRSQPWPYPCSLMIGCLGIVEFNFHNEVINLNHDDELLDAQWFETTEIIQALDDYTGGIRVPFKNGTNLPGSTTIAHQLIKQVCENYKRLRTAAASHL
- the SGF73 gene encoding deubiquitination module subunit SGF73: MAEMRSKDAVIKEIKPKIINEYSLSQENGSSHDSWKSLISSAKDTPLQYNHMNRETLKKYFNPNAQLIENSLDAPIQFRVCEKCGKPLALTAIVDHLENHCTGVSGKNNTKGENTELKDESTNETMHNETESTGVNNNDDDDDDDDDDDDDNDDDDDDDDDDDDDDDDDDDDDDDDDDDDENPNSLNANGNNYKKGDSSFNPLKRSTSMDSANTPGTDTKRSKTGTPQASGSSTKKQKKVKQRNPTEKHLIDFNKQCGVELPEGGYCARSLTCKSHSMGAKRAVPGRIKPYDVLLADYHREHQTKIGAAAEKRAKQQELQKLQKQIQKEQKKHTQHQKQGQRSKQRNVNGGKFAKNGNKNSSHNSNSSNEIGHINLTPEEETTQVLNGVSRSFPLPLESTVVSSVRYRTKYFRMREMFASSFSVKPGYTSPGYGAIHSRVGCLDLDRTTDYKFRVRTPQPMSQISNQNLNPKQIQRLQQQRALQAQLLSQQQQQQQLAQTQAQANTQPQNQGMAMGSNQFPNGAGNSPFNANMVNKQVQQQQQIQQQQQQQQQQQQQQQQQQQQQQQQQQQQQQIQQQQQQQQQQQQQQQQQKLQDTGLTPQEIQSQQQKLRQQQLQQQKFEAAASYLANATKLMQESNQDSYLPNNNNNNNNSNNNLMMMKTSMGSPSTSVNGMQSPSGMNNTNTSGQGVSTGINGSNNSGRIEVGIGNTINPYNGRVN